The genomic region ACCCTAAACCAACAACCCCATTATAAGGGTCCAACTTCCCTGGTCTAGCTCCTCCTCACAAGCTCACCCAGTGCACCCCACTCTTATTTTTTCCAAGTTGTAGAGAAATAGGAATGGTTCAGGGAAGATGCAGTGCAGTGGCAGCCACAGTGCTGCTCTGCTGCTTGTTGCTCCACTTTGAGGTGGCTCAATCAGCAAGTTTCACTGTTGGAGGAAGAGGTGGGTGGACCTTTAACGCCGCTGCTTGGCCAAAAGGCAAGCGCTTTAAGGCGGGTGACACTCTCGGTAAGCATTTACACATGCTCCAATCGTTGCTTTCCCCATTAGATTCAGCAGTCTCTATATAAACTGTTTAGCATCATCAGTGATGTTGAACTCCATGAACGTTGGCTAATATCGTGTATGTTATTTGCAGTGTTCAATTACAACCCTTCAATCCACAATGTGGTAGCTGTGAACAGAGCAGGATACAAATCATGCAAAGCACCAAAAGATGCTAAAGTTTTCAAGTCAGGCAAGGATCAGATCAAGCTTAAAAAGGGCCAAAACTTTTTCATCTGCAATTACATTGGCCATTGCCAAGCAGGAATGAAAATAGCAGTCACTGCTGCCTAATCCGAGATTAGGCATTGCCATATGATATCTTCAGTTTGCtttaaagtattaatgtaaGATTTGGTGTCACAAAGTCTACTCTAGTGTTAGATTTGCTTGCTTTGAGTGGGTAGGTGGTGCTCCAAACACTAAATCTATACTATAATAATGATGGGTTTAAGTGGAAATCTTTTGTGTAATGCTTTGTGGCTAAGGTTTTACTTGTACTCCCCTtttgcaataaaatatatacagaTGCTTCTACCAGTTTTATTACTTGGGTAACTTCTTGAAAATTAAGCATCATCATTTTGTTGTTCATCTTTCATATTCAAGGGTTTTGCTCATAGAGGAAAAACTGAAACTGAAGTAGGTCACCCATTATCTGCTATGCTTTTGCACTTTTAAACCATGATCCAGCACTCCACAACTTGATTTGTGTGTGAGAGAGAGATAGGTTACAGGCACAGTTGAGTTAAGTTTAAAGCATAACATATATCTAAACCTCATCATAGGCTAGGTCTGTTTGGACCAGGTCGATGTAGAATTTTAGGTTCGCTTTCTAGACCAAAGTCTGAcctgaaaaataagtttaaattttatctaagttCGGGCCTATATTAAAAACGCTAAACTCGAGCTcgattgtaattattttttaaaattattttttatataaaaataaattttaaaatataatacatcaaatacactcaaaatattaaaataaatatttctcaataaattgaaaatacaaaaaaaaaatataggcaTGTGATTCTGGCTGGACCTCGGGCAAAGAAATCTACCTGAGGCCCAACCCATTTAAAaaacggatcttaattttttgtctaagcctatttttcgagcctatattttacTTAAACCCTCTTATTTTTTAAGCGAACCTTCAAACTTGATGGATCCGACCCATGATTAAGTCTACATAAATACGAGACAAGATCAAATTGTGCTCTACAATATGAATGAAGATTTCAGGTGAACAAAGTAGACATTACCTAAATTATTCATACTAGTAAAATCAACATGCTTAACACACCAAAGCTACCTAATCACCTAGGAGAAGTTTGAAGACTTCATAAACACtttcaataaattataatgtatataaaCTTTACATTCTTATAAACCTTATCTATTTTCACTGCTTAACTCTATGAAATGGTCATGCAAAATCTTATAAATATGCCAGCATGAAATCAAATccgatttatttataaaaagtagTAGGGTGTTATTTTTCTTATCAATTTATTATATCCGAATGAGTAATACTAGTTGCAACTTAAAGagcatttataatttattttgtttgattggCTCGTTTGTGACACCTTATATctgatatgaaaaataattagatgCACGATTTTACATTGTTTATCGAAGTAACCTTAAACTAGGATGATggatagaaataaaaaataaaaaccttgaAAATTGTtgagaattttgagagaaaaaattgaGAGTAAAAAGTTGTTCGTGAGAAAGAATGAGACTCAACCATTCAAAAACTACCTAAGGTGGTCCTTGAGAAAATTACCATTCAAAACCTCCTGCGTCTCAAATtccaacttttatttatttatacaattgcctcaaaaattttacaaatctTACGATTTAGCCCCAATCTCTCATCCCATCAATAAAcactaattaaaacttaataattacTCTAATTAAATACCCATGACTTAACCCGAAactaatttttgaaaacctCTCGATTTGGCTTCTCAAAATAGCCCGATATACAAATTTGGCCCCAAATCAACTTTTTCGATAGCgacaaaaaatatgaaatgttggATGTTTTGACCAAATTTGTTTATACCTAGAATTATTGTCATTTGAAgattattaaaatctaattaaaacaAACAGGGATAGGATCCAATCTTGAAGGAGTTAAGAAAAAAAACGTCTCTATTGAATATACACTTTgttaaacatttttttagtGCGATTAACAAGCTTTTTATGCTTATATACTTTGCCCCTCCAGAATAGCACGTGTTGGATAAATTGCTTTAAAACCATCTCAAAAACTTTATAACTACTTGggatcaattaaaatattttgtataaaacaAAACACTTTTAGAATATGCTTTAGAGTATTTTAAagctttgaaaatgtttaatgagattttcaataaattttctacaaaatgacttaaaatttatcttaaatgtgcttatacttttataaattaatactttCATACTTTTTTTATTGCTAGATTCAAGTGCttgtattctatttttttcaatttttctttttttctttagatCTTAGGATTCCACACCGCCCAATCTATTAAAAcaacaggaaaaaaaaaagcttcacTCTTATATTTTTCCCCAGATCTTTTGAGTCTTTTCACAATTCTTTCaacgatttttttaaaaattatcttaGAATTTTATGCATGCTCTTTTAACTTTGTTAGGCTATTATTTTTCTGTGTTGATttattgatgtttttttttgttattgataCTGTGATGCTTTGTTTATTCAATCAATACATGAATGTATTTTTCTggcaaaaaaaaaccttaatgaCAAGAAAAGTAAGATACACAAAATGCAATTGAACAAGAACGATGAAAACACAATAAACAAAGATAAGAGGGAAAAATAACAAGATTCAATCAAATAagaaatcaatttgatttagaAGTGTTACAATTGAGTGACCcgaatcttttattttattttagaataaggtttttcaaccttattacacttcatctatttgatattaattagaataaggtgtttcagccatactacactcctattagaatatggttttacaagcctataaatagacatagtctatttctcttgtaattattcgaattcaacATAGTGAATTATTTTCTCCTCTATTCGTGGTTTTTTTcctgaaagggtttccacgtaaaaatccgtgtgttatttatttttctttctattttctttgcaaTACATTGCCATTATCAACGttctatttttcacaaattggtatCGAAACTTCtaggttgttcatctcaatcacggtaatgacatctttgaagtatgaaatttcgtTGTTGGTTTACAACACCAGATTCGCGTTGTAGCAGATAAGATGTAGGCAATTCTTGCGTAGATAGACTCAAAAGATGCCCTGCcagggatagataagatgccttcgacattgGCAGAAGAAGAGAAGACTCATAAAGATCGAAAGGCATTAACACAATTACATTTGCATTTGGCTAACGAcattttgcaggatgtgatgaaggaaaaGACCGTCATTGcattatggaagaaaatgtgTCTTTATGCTTATCGTTTGAAGGAAGGTTTATGATTCTCAGACTtagaggccatggaggttcagtatgataagaaagatttagggttgattctactttattCG from Gossypium raimondii isolate GPD5lz chromosome 1, ASM2569854v1, whole genome shotgun sequence harbors:
- the LOC105786024 gene encoding basic blue protein, translating into MVQGRCSAVAATVLLCCLLLHFEVAQSASFTVGGRGGWTFNAAAWPKGKRFKAGDTLVFNYNPSIHNVVAVNRAGYKSCKAPKDAKVFKSGKDQIKLKKGQNFFICNYIGHCQAGMKIAVTAA